One region of Miscanthus floridulus cultivar M001 chromosome 19, ASM1932011v1, whole genome shotgun sequence genomic DNA includes:
- the LOC136526323 gene encoding uncharacterized protein, with product MHGNKAKPNFPDQPPAPAPVAGGGGGVPASHAGVLQLVGHARMRAPLYGQQPAPHAGVLPLVGHARMRAPLYGQQPAPVGARAQRQALSVQLAPLAPHFGPPPVPYHGGATPAFSQFMYRPAARPAFAAAAGGSNGAGFYGMAPMIGPEPEVPMPTYAARSALSSSNMKNKAVVDASAAADPKLVIIIESDSDSEAVVEDNFNLGDGGASTSSAALLAAVPPLRLKDLMEAFSSPQR from the coding sequence ATGCACGGGAACAAGGCCAAGCCCAACTTCCCCGATCAgcccccggcgccggcgccggtggcAGGGGGAGGCGGCGGCGTGCCGGCCTCCCACGCTGGGGTGCTCCAGCTGGTGGGGCACGCTCGCATGCGTGCGCCGCTGTACGGCCAGCAGCCGGCGCCGCACGCCGGGGTGCTCCCGCTGGTGGGGCACGCTCGCATGCGTGCGCCGCTCTACGGCCAGCAGCCGGCGCCGGTGGGCGCCAGAGCACAGCGTCAGGCGCTCTCCGTCCAGCTGGCACCACTGGCCCCACATTTTGGGCCGCCCCCGGTCCCGTACCATGGTGGAGCCACGCCGGCGTTCTCACAGTTTATGTACCGTCCAGCTGCACGTCCAgcgttcgccgccgccgctggtggaaGCAACGGCGCAGGCTTCTATGGTATGGCTCCCATGATCGGCCCCGAGCCCGAGGTGCCCATGCCCACCTATGCAGCGAGGAGCGCACTGAGCAGCTCTAACATGAAAAACAAGGCGGTTGTCGATGCCTCGGCAGCCGCCGACCCAAAGCTGGTCATTATCATCGAGTCTGATTCTGACAGTGAGGCCGTGGTCGAGGATAACTTCAAcctcggcgacggcggcgcgtcCACCTCGTCTGCAGCGCTTCTGGCGGCGGTGCCTCCACTCAGGCTCAAGGATCTGATGGAAGCCTTCAGTTCGCCGCAGCGCTGA